A genomic segment from Myxosarcina sp. GI1 encodes:
- a CDS encoding type II toxin-antitoxin system VapC family toxin, with protein sequence MSGNRYLLDTNAIVALLQKDPSLIKLLQNAEWIGISVISQLEFLVFTGLTEADKQLFQQFVRRVEVIDLSSQNSFLIEQIIFIRQQYRLKLPDAIIAAVAIQHSAKLVTRDVQLNRVAELTVVDW encoded by the coding sequence ATGAGTGGTAATCGTTATCTGCTAGATACCAATGCTATTGTCGCTTTACTGCAAAAAGATCCCAGCTTAATTAAATTACTGCAAAATGCAGAATGGATCGGAATTTCTGTAATTAGTCAGCTAGAATTCCTCGTCTTTACTGGCTTGACGGAAGCAGATAAACAGCTTTTTCAGCAGTTTGTACGACGGGTGGAAGTAATCGATCTCTCAAGTCAGAATAGCTTTCTTATAGAGCAAATTATTTTTATTCGCCAACAGTATCGTTTGAAGCTACCAGATGCGATTATCGCTGCTGTGGCAATACAGCATTCGGCAAAATTGGTGACTCGCGATGTTCAACTTAACAGAGTTGCCGAATTAACCGTCGTCGATTGGTAA